ATTCTATTCCACAGCAGAGATTCCGATAGTGCCGGATAAGTTCTATTTCACTCAAATTTTCCGAAGAACCGCAAAAAAACAATCTATGCTTAATACGGACCTTATTTCCGACAAATAACTTGCCTAAAATAAGATGCTTCTCCAACAACTGAGAGACCGTCGTTATGGGAGAGTGTTTGTCATTAGAATAAAGAACAGTCGAAATACCCCTGGAAATCAGAGACTCTACGGCAAATGGCTCACACTTACCATCAACCCATGTTCCTGTTATCGCCGGTAATGCTAATAACGATGCTCCGTCCACGTCCTCGGGGAGGGAAGGGCACAAAATATCTGCTCTAGAGTCATTCAGGCAACAAACATTCTTGATAAACACAGCTACTTCCCTTAAAAACCCGTACACCCCTCCGGAAGACGAGCACCATTAGACCTTTCCCTACCTCGTATGAGGCATTCTGTTTCGGGAAACTTTTATAGACTATAAGTTATTCCTTCAAAGATAGTAAAAATTCTGCATTACTGTTGGTTTTCTTTAATCGACCAAGCAACAAGTGCATCGCATCAATTGCGGTCAGATCCGCAATTGCTTGTCTAAAGAGGTATACTTTTTCTAACTCCCCGGGGTGATATAACAGCTCCTCCTTCCTCGTTCCACTCTTGATGAGATCGATAGCAGGATATGTTCTACGATCAGCCAGGCGTCGATCTAGCACCAACTCCATATTCCCCGTACCTTTAAATTCTTCGAATATCACCTCATCCATACGGGAACCCGTTTCTATCAAAGCCGTGGCCAAAATAGTCAACGACCCACCATTTTCAATATTCCTTGCTGCCCCAAAAAATCTTTTTGGTTTATGTAAAGCACTGGCATCAACACCACCCGTCAAAATCTTCCCTGAATGAGGTTGCACAGTATTGTAGGCCCTAGCTAGTCGGGTGATAGAATCTAAAAGAATCACGACATCCTTTCCATGTTCAACTAACCGACGAGCTTTTTCTATGACCATCTCTGCCACTTGAATGTGTCTTTCCGGCTGCTCATCAAAGGTTGATGCTACAACTTCTCCCCGCACCTGACGAATCATATCTGTAACTTCTTCCGGACGCTCGTCTATGAGAAGAACTATCAACACAACATCGGGATTATTTACCGCTATTGCGTGGGCTATACTCTGCAAAATTACTGTCTTACCAGATCTAGGCGGAGCTACAATCAATCCCCTCTGTCCTTTCCCTATGGGAGCTGTCAAATCCAACACTCTTTCCGCCAACTGCTCTCTACTAGTCTCCATGACTATCCTTTCATTGGGGTACAGCGGAGTGAGGTTCTCGAATAATACTCTTTCCTTAGCCTTATCTGGAGTAGACCCATTGATTTTATCAACTTTCAACAAAGCAAAGTACTTCTCTTTTTCTTTAGGAGAGCGAATGGTCCCTACAATGGTGTCTCCCTTTTTCAAATCAAATCTACGAATCTGTGCGGGAGAAACATAAATATCTTCTGCTGAAGGCAAATAATTGTAAGTTGTCGACCTTAAAAACCCAAAGCCGTCAGGAAGAACTTCCAAAACGCCTTCTCCAATTAAGAGTTCATTGGGCCTTTCAGACTTCGCTTTAACAATCTCAAAAACTACTTGGGATTTCGTCAAAGAACCTATATTCTTGACTCCATATTGCCGAGCCAAAACGTTTAGCTCATCTATACCCATACGTTGCAAACCAGAAATTTTCGTTATAGCAACGGGCTCAGCCTCAACGTTAGGTGTGTTAGCAGATTCCCCTGTTGAGGAAGTTTCCGGACGAGGAGTTGTACAACATTTATTATCCTTCATCTTCGGCGAGACTGTTGAAGACTGCTCTTCTTTCATATAGCTCCTAGAGAGTAATAATATTCTTCTACTTTTTGTCTTAATTCTTCTATCGTACCGTTGTTCTGAATGATAACGTCTGCCACTGCAGCTCTCTGTTCATAAGGAAAAAACCTAGAACACCGCTGATAAAACTCTTTCTCCGAACAACCCATCTTCTGCAAGAAACGGTCCCTACGTATCCCCTCATCTGCTTGAATCAGCACCACAGAATCATATTTGTCTGCATAACTGATCTCATATAACAACGGCACTTCTGCGACAAATACTGGATGCTTACCAGATAATGCCACTTGCTGATACTCAGTTTCTATAACCCTACAAATCTCTGGGTGTAGTATGCTCTCTAACTCACATAAGAGTCCGAAATCATTAAAAACTTTCTCAGCAATCAATCGCCTATCAAATGCATTCCCAACAAGAACATCGTCTCCTAACAAGTTTACAACTCGCTTACCTATTGGTGTATGAGGAATAAGAAGACTGTGGGAAACCCGATCAGCGCTGACAACGTACGCGCCTAACCTGCGAAACACTCGGCATGCTTCCGTCTTTCCAGAGGAGGGATCCCCCGTCACGGAAACCTTCACTGATTCTAACATTCTGACCAATTTTTTCCAATTAAGATATTTGTTACCAACGGCACAGACAGCTCCATAGCGGACTCCATGACACTTACCACAATACTTTCGAGCTCTCTCAATTCGATATCCGGAGCCTCAAAAAGCAGTTCATCATGGATTTGCAAAATCATCCGACTTTCCATGTACGGCCTTTTTTTCAATTCCTCTGCCATATTACACATAGCTGTCTTAATTAATTCCGCTGCACTGCCTTGGATGATAGTATTCACGGCAAGACGCCCGGAGGCTGCTCTAGCTCCTTGCACCTCACTCCAATCTTCTATGATTCTCTCTCTCCCCATTAAGGTTTTTACTTTCTGATCTACTGAAGCTTGTTCTACGGTTTCATCTATGAACTTCTTCACCCTTGGATATTTAGAAAAATAGGCTTCTATCAAATCTTTAGCTTCTTGAAGACTTATTTTTAAAACCTTTGATAATCCATAAGCCTGCTGCCCATAAACCAATCCAAAATTGACTACCTTAGCTACCCTTCTTTGCTGTTCAGACACTTTGTCTACAGGAATACTGAAAACATTAGCTGCCGTAGAAACGTGCACGTCTTCGCCAGAACTAAAAGCTTCGCATAATCTTTCATCTTGACTTAAGTGAGCTAGAAACCGTAATTCTATCTGAGAATAATCTGCAGCAAGAAAACTTCCTGCAACAATGTCTTTTGGTTGAAAAGCTCTCCGAACTTCAAACTCTTTATCCGACTTGACAGGAATATTTTGCAAGTTTGGGTCTCGACAAGATAGTCTTCCTGTAGCCGTATTGGTTTGGTTAAAGGTAGGGTGAATTCTTTGAGTCCTTTCTGATACCAACTTAGGAAGCACATCTACGTATGTGGACAATAATTTATCATAGGATCGAAAAAGCAAAATCTTATCTATGACAGGATGAGCTCCTGAAAGCGCTTCCAAAGCCTCGGCCTTTGTCGTCATTTTCCCTGGAGATTGTAGCCCTAATTCAGTAAATAAAATGTGAGCTAATTGCTTCGGAGATTTAATATTAAACCTTTCTCCTATCAAGGAATAGATTTCTTCCTCAACAGCTTTTTGTTTTCTATGTAGTGCTTCGGAGAGAGCTCCCATTTGCTCTGTATTTACGAAGATACCTACCCGTTCCATTTCTAAAAGAACTTTCTCCAAAGGCATCTCCAGATCTTGAAATATTTTGCCCAATCCTTTTCTATTCAACTCCTTAGACAAGAATTCTTTAATCTCTGGAAGACGTCTAACTATTCGAGAAAAAAACTCCTCTGGATTATCCGGCAAATTCTCTATCGGTAGAGAAAGTTTCCAAAATTCTTTAGACGTTAACTTATTCGCATCTTCAAAAAAATTATATTTTATTAGTAGAGATGGGAAGGTTTCCTTGGCACCTCCACTAACTAAGTGCTCGGCCAAAGCCAAATCAAAAGAAACTTGAGGAATAGGGAACCCAGAGGATATCAATGCATGTAAGTCTCTCTTTACATTATACCCAATAAAACAAGTTTCAGGATCCAACAACAAAGAGGATATTGCTTCGCGAGCAAATGTTTGTTTTTCAGAAAAATCACAATAAAAGACGTCCCGTGAATTTTTTGTAGCCAAAGCAATGCCTTGAAGATTAAGAGAGGGTATATCTCTTCCCGTGTAAGCGCAGCTGAAGGCTATTTCGCGACCTCTCAAAGCTTCCACCATTTGAACGATCTGGTTG
This sequence is a window from Chlamydiifrater volucris. Protein-coding genes within it:
- the rho gene encoding transcription termination factor Rho — its product is MKEEQSSTVSPKMKDNKCCTTPRPETSSTGESANTPNVEAEPVAITKISGLQRMGIDELNVLARQYGVKNIGSLTKSQVVFEIVKAKSERPNELLIGEGVLEVLPDGFGFLRSTTYNYLPSAEDIYVSPAQIRRFDLKKGDTIVGTIRSPKEKEKYFALLKVDKINGSTPDKAKERVLFENLTPLYPNERIVMETSREQLAERVLDLTAPIGKGQRGLIVAPPRSGKTVILQSIAHAIAVNNPDVVLIVLLIDERPEEVTDMIRQVRGEVVASTFDEQPERHIQVAEMVIEKARRLVEHGKDVVILLDSITRLARAYNTVQPHSGKILTGGVDASALHKPKRFFGAARNIENGGSLTILATALIETGSRMDEVIFEEFKGTGNMELVLDRRLADRRTYPAIDLIKSGTRKEELLYHPGELEKVYLFRQAIADLTAIDAMHLLLGRLKKTNSNAEFLLSLKE
- the coaE gene encoding dephospho-CoA kinase (Dephospho-CoA kinase (CoaE) performs the final step in coenzyme A biosynthesis.); amino-acid sequence: MLESVKVSVTGDPSSGKTEACRVFRRLGAYVVSADRVSHSLLIPHTPIGKRVVNLLGDDVLVGNAFDRRLIAEKVFNDFGLLCELESILHPEICRVIETEYQQVALSGKHPVFVAEVPLLYEISYADKYDSVVLIQADEGIRRDRFLQKMGCSEKEFYQRCSRFFPYEQRAAVADVIIQNNGTIEELRQKVEEYYYSLGAI
- the polA gene encoding DNA polymerase I, which produces MLEYKGGMMEQETLYVLDASGFIYRAYFALPDMTNPAGEGTKAVFGFVRSIQKLIKDFSPKYMVAVFDGEDNKKSRRELYANYKANRIQKFPDYPEQQAKIKQFCSLIGLPILEVAEVEADDVIASVARTMKAREINVCVCTADKDLLQLVQNGVYTMNPWKDYVQYREKDVEKSYGILPRSIPDYLAIVGDSSDNIPGVSGIGPKGAVDLLKVYTNVETIVENIDKISGARGEKLRNQKDILILGKKLAILEDSLPVSGSLDDYLFSHDETNEELQLFYMKQGFRTLVTKSVSLEESFLPIIVSSSNQIVQMVEALRGREIAFSCAYTGRDIPSLNLQGIALATKNSRDVFYCDFSEKQTFAREAISSLLLDPETCFIGYNVKRDLHALISSGFPIPQVSFDLALAEHLVSGGAKETFPSLLIKYNFFEDANKLTSKEFWKLSLPIENLPDNPEEFFSRIVRRLPEIKEFLSKELNRKGLGKIFQDLEMPLEKVLLEMERVGIFVNTEQMGALSEALHRKQKAVEEEIYSLIGERFNIKSPKQLAHILFTELGLQSPGKMTTKAEALEALSGAHPVIDKILLFRSYDKLLSTYVDVLPKLVSERTQRIHPTFNQTNTATGRLSCRDPNLQNIPVKSDKEFEVRRAFQPKDIVAGSFLAADYSQIELRFLAHLSQDERLCEAFSSGEDVHVSTAANVFSIPVDKVSEQQRRVAKVVNFGLVYGQQAYGLSKVLKISLQEAKDLIEAYFSKYPRVKKFIDETVEQASVDQKVKTLMGRERIIEDWSEVQGARAASGRLAVNTIIQGSAAELIKTAMCNMAEELKKRPYMESRMILQIHDELLFEAPDIELRELESIVVSVMESAMELSVPLVTNILIGKNWSEC